A genomic stretch from Pararhizobium sp. IMCC21322 includes:
- the ribB gene encoding 3,4-dihydroxy-2-butanone-4-phosphate synthase has translation MTDSNLRVRQAIEAFKAGEMVVVTDDDDRENEGDLIVAAVHCTPENMAFIVRYTSGIVCAPLSRSQAERLQLQPMVANNDAPHSTAFTVSVDYRHDTTTGISAAERCSTVRALANPNVGAVDFVRPGHIFPLVAKEGGVLTRSGHTEAAVDLCQLADLPPVGVISELVNDDGTVKRGAAVAAFAEEHGLKSISVADLITFRQRRDKLVERVGERHIQTSFGEARAISYRTPFDPMQHLALVFGNIHDGAPVPVRLHMEDILGDVFGANSTLKTGAASIAEEGRGIIVYLREGGAGVTSDSERELRGPTLSPDEEEAHGSTQSREEAWREIGLGAQILRDLDVSNIRLLASRKRHYVGLKGFGITISETDILDV, from the coding sequence ATGACAGACTCAAATCTGCGCGTTCGGCAGGCCATTGAGGCTTTCAAAGCCGGTGAAATGGTTGTGGTCACCGATGATGATGATCGCGAAAACGAAGGCGATCTGATTGTTGCGGCGGTGCATTGTACGCCGGAAAACATGGCGTTTATTGTGCGCTACACCAGCGGTATTGTTTGTGCGCCGCTGAGCCGTTCGCAAGCTGAGCGCCTTCAGTTGCAGCCGATGGTCGCGAATAATGATGCGCCGCACAGCACTGCATTTACGGTGTCGGTTGATTACCGCCACGATACGACCACCGGTATTTCGGCGGCAGAGCGGTGCTCGACAGTGCGCGCACTGGCCAATCCGAATGTCGGCGCAGTCGACTTTGTGCGCCCGGGTCATATTTTTCCTCTGGTTGCCAAGGAAGGCGGTGTTCTGACACGGTCTGGTCACACAGAAGCCGCCGTCGATTTGTGCCAGCTTGCTGATTTGCCGCCAGTGGGGGTTATCTCCGAACTGGTCAATGATGATGGCACAGTAAAGCGCGGCGCTGCGGTTGCGGCGTTTGCCGAAGAGCACGGTCTTAAATCAATTTCCGTGGCCGATCTGATTACCTTCCGCCAACGACGGGATAAATTGGTGGAGCGCGTGGGTGAGCGCCACATTCAGACAAGTTTTGGCGAGGCGCGCGCCATTTCCTACCGCACACCATTTGATCCCATGCAACATCTGGCTCTGGTCTTTGGTAATATCCATGACGGCGCGCCGGTGCCGGTGCGTCTTCACATGGAAGACATTCTGGGTGACGTTTTCGGGGCCAATTCGACCCTCAAGACGGGAGCAGCCTCAATTGCGGAAGAAGGCAGGGGCATCATTGTCTATCTGCGTGAAGGCGGTGCAGGTGTGACGTCGGATTCAGAACGCGAGTTACGTGGCCCCACGCTTTCCCCGGATGAAGAGGAAGCCCACGGATCGACCCAAAGCCGCGAAGAGGCCTGGCGTGAGATCGGCCTGGGCGCGCAGATATTGCGTGATCTGGATGTGTCCAATATTCGACTGCTGGCCTCCCGAAAACGCCACTATGTGGGCCTCAAGGGATTTGGGATTACGATCTCAGAGACCGACATTCTCGACGTTTGA
- a CDS encoding SDR family oxidoreductase, protein MSSSLRLAGKTALITAAGQGIGRATVDMYVAQGAKVFATDINSASLSVFDGVEQVTAMPLDVTDADAVASTVADIGPVDVLFNCAGYVHAGNILECSDEDWTFAFDLNVTAMYRLMKLTLPGMLENGGGSIINMSSVASSIKGVPNRFAYCASKAAVIGMTKSVAADFVTKGVRCNAICPGTVDTPSLHERLRATGNYDQAWKDFVARQPMGRVGNVNEIAALATYLASDESGFTTGQAHAIDGGWAI, encoded by the coding sequence ATGTCTTCATCATTACGTCTGGCGGGAAAAACTGCCCTGATAACTGCAGCCGGTCAAGGTATCGGCAGAGCCACTGTAGATATGTATGTGGCTCAGGGCGCAAAGGTGTTCGCAACGGACATCAATTCCGCCTCTCTAAGCGTTTTTGATGGCGTGGAACAGGTAACAGCCATGCCATTGGACGTGACAGATGCGGACGCCGTTGCCAGCACCGTAGCGGACATTGGTCCGGTTGATGTGCTGTTTAACTGTGCCGGATATGTCCATGCGGGAAACATTCTGGAATGCAGCGACGAGGACTGGACCTTCGCCTTTGATCTGAATGTGACAGCCATGTACCGGCTGATGAAACTGACCTTGCCTGGCATGCTTGAAAATGGCGGTGGGTCAATCATCAACATGTCCTCTGTGGCGTCTTCCATAAAGGGCGTTCCCAATCGCTTCGCTTATTGTGCGTCCAAGGCGGCGGTCATCGGCATGACCAAATCCGTTGCTGCGGACTTTGTGACAAAGGGCGTGCGCTGCAATGCCATTTGCCCGGGCACCGTTGATACGCCCAGCCTTCATGAAAGGCTTCGGGCTACGGGCAATTATGATCAGGCCTGGAAAGATTTTGTTGCCAGACAGCCAATGGGCCGTGTCGGCAATGTGAACGAGATTGCAGCTCTGGCCACCTATCTGGCCAGTGATGAAAGCGGCTTTACAACGGGACAGGCCCACGCCATCGATGGCGGATGGGCCATATAG
- a CDS encoding FAD-binding oxidoreductase: MLSEFKNALGANAVLSNQDDMQPYLREWRGLYQGKALAVVRPSTTQEVSDAVKLACSHGLKIIPQGGNTGLVGGQMPDDEKNHIILSTDRLNAIRNLDSEGNSITVEAGVVLERIQQAASDADRFFPLSLGSQGSCQIGGNISSNAGGTGVLAYGNTRDLVLGLEVVLADGRIWNGLRALRKNNTGYDLKQLFIGAEGTLGLVTAATLKLFPKPKGKQVAFMGFESPHAALATLNIAQGLAGSNLTGFELIPRIGMEYTYRHLEGARDPLEGEHPWYAVIEISSGRSDAEAEALMAEAFETAFDAGHVNDAVLANSLAQQDAFWRLRHAMSEVQKFEGGSIKHDVSVPVSKMPDFILEASAAVKATIPNCRPVPFGHLGDGNIHFNVSQPIGADKDAFLAEWDRVNTVVHDIVAAYGGSVSAEHGIGRLKAKLMPHIKSDVELDMMRQMKRTLDPDGVFNPGALLP, translated from the coding sequence ATGCTTTCAGAATTCAAAAACGCGCTTGGCGCCAATGCCGTGCTGAGCAATCAAGATGACATGCAACCCTATTTGCGCGAATGGCGCGGCCTTTACCAAGGCAAGGCACTTGCGGTAGTTCGACCCTCAACAACACAGGAAGTCAGTGATGCCGTGAAGCTGGCTTGCTCTCACGGGCTGAAAATCATTCCACAGGGCGGCAATACCGGGCTTGTTGGCGGGCAAATGCCCGACGATGAAAAAAACCATATTATCCTGTCTACAGACAGACTTAACGCCATACGAAACCTCGATTCAGAGGGCAATTCAATCACCGTGGAAGCAGGCGTTGTGCTGGAGCGTATTCAACAGGCAGCTTCGGATGCGGATCGGTTTTTTCCACTGTCGCTGGGCTCACAGGGCTCGTGCCAGATTGGCGGGAATATCTCCAGCAATGCGGGCGGCACGGGTGTTCTGGCCTATGGAAATACGCGCGATCTGGTGCTCGGACTTGAAGTGGTTCTTGCCGATGGGCGCATCTGGAACGGACTGCGTGCCTTGCGAAAGAACAACACAGGTTACGACCTGAAACAATTATTCATCGGCGCAGAAGGCACTTTGGGTCTTGTAACAGCCGCTACACTGAAACTTTTCCCCAAACCGAAAGGCAAACAAGTTGCCTTTATGGGCTTTGAGTCCCCTCATGCAGCCCTTGCAACACTGAATATTGCGCAAGGGTTGGCTGGCTCAAATCTCACCGGGTTTGAGCTCATTCCGCGGATCGGGATGGAGTATACATATCGCCACCTTGAGGGTGCACGTGACCCATTAGAGGGCGAGCATCCGTGGTATGCTGTGATTGAGATTTCCAGCGGTCGCTCGGATGCCGAAGCTGAAGCGCTTATGGCCGAGGCCTTCGAAACGGCTTTCGACGCAGGCCATGTCAATGATGCGGTGCTTGCCAATTCCCTTGCCCAACAGGATGCTTTCTGGCGCTTGCGGCATGCCATGTCAGAAGTCCAGAAATTTGAGGGCGGCTCAATCAAGCATGACGTTTCTGTCCCGGTTTCGAAAATGCCTGATTTCATTCTGGAAGCCAGCGCTGCCGTTAAGGCCACGATCCCGAATTGTCGTCCCGTGCCGTTTGGGCATCTTGGTGATGGCAACATTCACTTCAATGTCAGCCAGCCCATCGGTGCCGACAAGGACGCCTTTCTGGCTGAGTGGGATCGGGTCAACACCGTGGTCCATGACATTGTTGCGGCATATGGCGGCTCTGTCTCTGCCGAACACGGCATTGGGCGGCTGAAGGCAAAACTGATGCCTCATATCAAATCGGATGTGGAACTGGACATGATGCGCCAGATGAAACGCACACTCGATCCTGATGGCGTGTTCAATCCCGGTGCTTTGCTGCCGTAG
- a CDS encoding DsbA family protein, producing MPLKLTLSRLARIIMPAVLLVPLAVPVSAQSFPEAQQDEIRSIVRDYLLENPEIIAEALNMLESRQKQMAEAARTEAVANMQAQIFDSPNQVVLGNPDGDVTMVEFFDYNCGFCKRAHTDMLALLETDPNLRFVLKEFPVLGEGSVEAARVSIAVSELAPEKFEEFHLQLLLGPGQANAAKAMRVATSLGIDGATLEAATQTDRAAETIQEVYMLADALGLTGTPSYVVGDQVLFGAVGKDQLGDSIKKARDQKS from the coding sequence ATGCCTTTGAAACTGACACTCTCCCGCCTGGCACGCATTATCATGCCTGCAGTTCTGCTTGTGCCGCTCGCGGTGCCTGTATCAGCGCAGAGTTTTCCTGAAGCGCAACAGGATGAGATTCGGTCTATCGTGCGCGACTATCTTCTTGAAAATCCGGAAATCATCGCAGAAGCATTAAATATGCTGGAGTCGCGCCAGAAACAGATGGCTGAAGCTGCGCGGACTGAAGCCGTCGCCAACATGCAGGCACAGATTTTCGATTCCCCCAATCAGGTTGTTCTGGGGAACCCCGATGGTGATGTAACCATGGTGGAGTTCTTTGACTATAATTGTGGCTTCTGCAAACGAGCCCATACGGATATGTTGGCGCTTTTGGAAACGGATCCCAATCTGCGCTTTGTTTTAAAAGAATTCCCTGTTCTTGGGGAAGGATCGGTTGAAGCTGCCCGTGTCAGCATTGCTGTGAGTGAATTGGCCCCTGAGAAGTTTGAAGAGTTTCATCTGCAACTGCTGCTTGGGCCAGGTCAGGCAAATGCTGCCAAGGCAATGCGGGTTGCAACCAGCCTCGGAATTGATGGTGCCACACTGGAGGCTGCCACCCAAACTGATCGGGCTGCCGAGACCATTCAGGAAGTCTATATGCTGGCAGATGCGTTGGGCCTGACCGGTACACCATCCTATGTGGTTGGTGACCAGGTTCTGTTTGGCGCGGTTGGCAAAGATCAGCTGGGTGACAGCATCAAAAAGGCCCGTGATCAGAAGAGTTGA
- a CDS encoding histidine phosphatase family protein, whose translation MKHTIYFVRHGQTDWNHVGRFQGQMDIPLNDTGRDQARRNGRALKDHLSSFDLPFLASPMSRTSETMELLRGEMGLPPTDYATDDRLKEIGFGKFEGLTAAEIDEQHADLESERRRDKFHFAPPGGESYAMLTERVRGVIESIDRDIVIVSHGGVSRAVRGILQNLSGDEVLALPTPQDQVMKLVDGRVLLV comes from the coding sequence GTGAAACACACGATTTACTTTGTCCGCCATGGTCAGACGGACTGGAACCATGTTGGCCGCTTTCAGGGCCAGATGGACATTCCGCTCAATGACACAGGACGTGATCAGGCACGGCGCAATGGACGCGCTCTGAAAGATCATTTGTCCTCATTCGATTTGCCATTTCTGGCAAGCCCTATGTCGCGGACCAGCGAAACCATGGAATTGCTGCGCGGTGAAATGGGATTGCCACCGACCGATTACGCCACCGATGACCGATTGAAGGAAATTGGCTTTGGTAAGTTTGAAGGTCTCACGGCAGCGGAGATTGACGAACAGCATGCGGATCTGGAATCCGAGCGGAGACGTGATAAATTCCATTTTGCACCGCCTGGAGGCGAAAGCTACGCGATGCTGACAGAGCGTGTGCGCGGCGTCATTGAGTCCATCGACAGGGATATCGTGATTGTCTCCCACGGCGGCGTTAGTCGCGCAGTGCGCGGTATTTTGCAAAATCTTTCGGGCGACGAAGTTCTGGCTCTGCCAACCCCGCAGGATCAGGTGATGAAGCTTGTTGATGGGCGTGTCCTGCTGGTCTAG
- a CDS encoding IclR family transcriptional regulator, with product MDDSANDKYRAPALDKGLDIIELLAERSHGLSQKDIAEALGRSPNEIYRMLTTLLQRGYISRDAKSDLFALSLKMFSLAQFHPPMHRLLAYAAPLMQTAAQSSWQSCHIGMEDNWMVVIVASHPSPGNWGLAMRAGSVIGLTNTGTGRVLAAFRPSEERKALLDNHRLALGEPRPDRAILKKRLEAILDRGYEQAPSEATQGVTDLSFPVFDSFSRAIAVVTCPHLHRIDEVVVPDLDEVVATYKALAANLTAYFGGVAPD from the coding sequence ATGGACGATAGTGCCAATGACAAGTATCGCGCGCCGGCTCTCGACAAGGGCCTCGATATCATCGAGTTGCTGGCAGAGCGCAGTCATGGCTTGTCTCAGAAGGACATTGCCGAGGCACTCGGGCGCTCTCCAAACGAGATTTACCGTATGCTGACAACGCTGCTGCAACGGGGCTATATTTCACGTGATGCAAAAAGTGATCTTTTTGCGCTTTCCCTGAAAATGTTCTCGCTGGCACAGTTTCATCCGCCGATGCACAGATTGCTGGCCTATGCCGCACCGCTGATGCAGACCGCGGCACAAAGTTCCTGGCAATCCTGTCATATCGGGATGGAAGATAACTGGATGGTCGTCATTGTCGCGTCGCATCCCTCTCCGGGAAACTGGGGACTTGCAATGCGCGCGGGCTCTGTCATTGGACTGACCAATACGGGGACCGGGCGCGTGCTGGCAGCCTTTCGACCTTCGGAGGAACGCAAAGCCCTGCTGGACAATCATCGCCTCGCCCTTGGAGAGCCGAGACCTGATAGGGCCATCCTGAAAAAACGCCTCGAGGCCATTCTTGACCGTGGCTACGAGCAGGCCCCATCCGAAGCCACACAGGGCGTGACCGATCTGTCATTTCCGGTGTTTGATTCTTTTTCGCGTGCCATAGCCGTGGTTACCTGCCCTCATCTTCATCGGATCGATGAAGTTGTGGTGCCCGATCTGGATGAAGTCGTTGCCACCTATAAGGCTTTGGCTGCAAATCTGACTGCGTATTTCGGAGGGGTCGCTCCAGATTGA
- a CDS encoding multidrug effflux MFS transporter, whose amino-acid sequence MSSGLFRSAAILGLLSAVGPFAIDMYLPALPNVAADLGSTIAGAQMTLTAYFIAFGLAQLVYGPLADQVGRKPPLYIGLSIFIAGSLGCTFAPSIETLIAFRFVQGLGAAVVMVIPRAIIRDLHTGAEATRLMALIMLVISISPMLAPLAGSGVIYIGNWRSIFAILCGAAVLSLLMTAFLQPETLAKEHRVPVNLKNLATGTKTLFLDRGFMMLTLIGGFGLASFFVFIASASFVYTGQFGMSPVQFSLAFAANAVGFFAASQLAAPFGERFGMIRTVSGAVTGFMLFSTLLLILTLAGFGTLPVIIGLLFLANACLGLVFPTTMVMALEEHGEIAGLASSLGGTLQMVAGGVAVMVAGPFFDGTATPMVIAIAICSIIAFILTRFVVRPVTASNVENVGL is encoded by the coding sequence ATGTCCAGTGGACTCTTTCGTTCAGCAGCAATTCTTGGCCTCTTGTCAGCAGTAGGCCCATTTGCAATCGACATGTATTTACCTGCATTGCCAAATGTGGCGGCCGATCTTGGTAGCACAATTGCCGGCGCCCAGATGACGCTGACAGCCTATTTTATCGCGTTTGGCCTGGCACAACTGGTTTATGGCCCCCTGGCCGACCAGGTCGGGCGCAAGCCGCCGCTCTATATAGGCCTTTCCATTTTCATAGCTGGCTCCCTCGGCTGCACCTTTGCCCCGTCGATTGAGACGCTGATAGCGTTTCGTTTTGTGCAGGGTCTGGGTGCTGCGGTCGTCATGGTGATACCACGCGCGATCATCCGCGATTTGCATACTGGTGCGGAAGCGACCCGCTTGATGGCGCTGATCATGCTGGTCATCAGCATATCGCCCATGCTTGCCCCACTGGCTGGCAGCGGCGTGATCTACATCGGCAATTGGCGGTCCATATTTGCGATCCTCTGCGGCGCGGCGGTTCTCAGCCTTTTGATGACCGCATTTTTGCAACCGGAAACACTGGCAAAGGAACATCGTGTCCCGGTGAATTTGAAAAATCTTGCGACGGGCACCAAAACCCTGTTTCTGGATCGTGGCTTCATGATGCTGACACTCATCGGCGGTTTTGGCCTTGCCAGTTTCTTCGTCTTCATTGCCAGCGCCTCGTTCGTCTATACCGGCCAGTTTGGCATGAGCCCTGTCCAGTTCAGCCTGGCCTTTGCAGCGAACGCCGTTGGATTTTTCGCAGCCTCCCAATTGGCAGCCCCCTTTGGCGAGCGGTTCGGCATGATCCGCACAGTTTCGGGCGCTGTGACTGGGTTTATGCTGTTCTCCACCCTTCTGCTGATCCTGACCCTTGCCGGTTTTGGAACACTGCCCGTCATTATCGGGTTGCTGTTTTTGGCAAATGCATGTCTCGGTCTGGTGTTCCCCACGACCATGGTCATGGCGCTGGAAGAGCATGGTGAAATCGCCGGACTGGCATCCTCACTTGGAGGCACTCTGCAAATGGTGGCAGGTGGTGTGGCTGTGATGGTGGCCGGGCCATTTTTCGATGGAACTGCAACACCCATGGTGATTGCAATTGCCATCTGCTCGATCATTGCCTTTATCCTGACGCGCTTTGTGGTGCGTCCCGTGACAGCGTCAAACGTCGAGAATGTCGGTCTCTGA
- a CDS encoding trimeric intracellular cation channel family protein, with translation MMDIAVVKDIDLQVAFDLLALIGTAVFAISGALLGLRNRMDIVGVSFVATVTGVGGGTLRDLLLGATPVSWVERPIEIAICIICAVVVSLFNTKMLGRRMQWLLYADAAGLALFCVLGAAKAEEAGAHAMVAILFGAMSASFGGLLRDVICNEAPIIMRKEIYITAALAGAAVYVLLPASIGFDIRALAGLTVALVLRISAIRYGWNLPFPKYDDE, from the coding sequence ATGATGGACATAGCCGTTGTCAAGGATATTGATCTTCAGGTGGCGTTTGATCTGCTCGCCCTGATAGGGACGGCTGTGTTTGCTATCAGCGGTGCATTGCTCGGTCTGCGCAATCGCATGGACATTGTTGGTGTTTCTTTTGTGGCCACGGTTACGGGCGTTGGCGGCGGCACCCTGCGGGATTTGCTGCTGGGCGCAACACCGGTCAGTTGGGTTGAACGCCCAATTGAAATTGCCATCTGCATTATCTGTGCAGTGGTGGTGAGCCTGTTCAATACAAAGATGCTCGGCCGTCGTATGCAGTGGTTGCTTTATGCTGATGCGGCCGGACTGGCCCTGTTCTGTGTGCTGGGAGCCGCAAAGGCAGAAGAGGCCGGCGCGCATGCGATGGTGGCGATCCTATTTGGGGCCATGAGCGCCAGTTTCGGCGGCCTGTTGCGAGACGTCATCTGCAATGAAGCTCCGATCATCATGCGCAAGGAAATCTATATCACAGCCGCTCTGGCAGGCGCGGCTGTTTATGTCCTGCTGCCAGCCTCAATAGGGTTTGATATCCGTGCCTTGGCCGGATTAACGGTTGCCTTGGTGTTGCGCATATCGGCCATTCGCTATGGCTGGAACCTGCCCTTTCCAAAATATGACGACGAATAG
- the aroC gene encoding chorismate synthase: MSHNSFGHLFRVTTWGESHGPALGCVVDGCPPRLPISEEMIQQWMEKRRPGQSRFTTQRKEPDQVRILSGVFPDEETGTLLTTGTPISLMIENVDQRSKDYSEIKERYRPGHADFTYDSKYGIRDYRGGGRSSARETAARVAAGAIARQVINPMRVRGALVQIGDIAVDRDRWNWDEVDNNPFFCPDPVIAKEWETYLDGIRKAGSSVGAIIEVVADQVPVGLGAPVYGKLDQDIASAFMSINAVKGVEIGNGFEAARLSGEDNADEMRMGDDGKPVFLSNKAGGILGGISSGEPVVARFAVKPTSSILTTRKSVTRSGEEVDVRTKGRHDPCVGIRAVPIGEAMTACVLADHFLRHRGQNG; this comes from the coding sequence ATGTCTCACAACAGTTTTGGCCATCTCTTCCGCGTCACCACATGGGGCGAAAGCCACGGCCCGGCACTGGGCTGTGTGGTGGATGGATGTCCGCCCCGTCTGCCGATTTCCGAAGAAATGATCCAGCAATGGATGGAAAAGCGCCGTCCCGGCCAATCACGCTTCACCACACAGCGCAAAGAACCGGATCAGGTGCGCATTCTGTCCGGTGTTTTCCCAGATGAGGAAACCGGCACATTGCTGACAACCGGCACGCCGATCTCGCTGATGATCGAGAATGTAGATCAGCGCTCAAAAGATTATTCTGAAATCAAGGAACGCTATCGTCCCGGTCATGCTGATTTCACCTATGATTCCAAATATGGCATCCGCGACTATCGCGGCGGTGGGCGCTCATCAGCACGCGAGACAGCTGCGCGCGTTGCGGCAGGAGCCATTGCCCGTCAGGTCATCAACCCGATGCGTGTGCGCGGCGCTCTGGTGCAGATCGGAGACATTGCGGTCGACCGGGATCGCTGGAACTGGGATGAAGTCGACAACAATCCATTCTTCTGTCCCGATCCCGTTATTGCTAAGGAATGGGAAACCTATCTGGATGGAATTCGCAAGGCGGGTTCCAGTGTCGGTGCCATCATCGAAGTGGTCGCGGATCAGGTGCCGGTTGGCCTTGGCGCGCCGGTCTACGGCAAGCTGGATCAGGATATTGCTTCCGCCTTCATGTCGATCAACGCGGTAAAGGGTGTGGAAATTGGCAATGGCTTTGAGGCCGCCCGCTTAAGTGGTGAGGACAATGCCGACGAAATGCGCATGGGAGACGATGGCAAACCCGTCTTTTTGTCCAACAAGGCAGGCGGCATTCTGGGTGGCATTTCCTCCGGCGAGCCGGTTGTGGCGCGCTTTGCAGTGAAACCGACCTCTTCCATTTTGACAACGCGCAAAAGTGTGACCCGAAGTGGTGAGGAAGTTGATGTGCGCACCAAGGGGCGGCATGACCCGTGCGTCGGTATCCGCGCCGTGCCGATTGGCGAGGCGATGACGGCCTGTGTTCTGGCCGACCATTTTCTGCGTCACCGTGGACAGAATGGCTGA
- the fabI gene encoding enoyl-ACP reductase FabI: protein MADEFANLTGNIMKGKKGLIMGLANNRSIAWGIAKACHEQGADLAFTYQGDALKKRVEPLVAELGGHVAGHCDVTDTATIDAVFADLEQHWGKLDFVVHAIAFSDKAELTGRYVDTSEANFQKTMLISVYSLTAVTQRAEKLMTDGGSILTLTYFGAEKVMPHYNVMGVAKAGLEASVRYLAVDLGPKKIRVNALSAGPIKTLAASGIGDFRYILDWNENNSPLRQTVTTDQVGRSAFYLLSDLSSGVTGEVHHVDSGYHVVGMKAVDAPDIVVNKK, encoded by the coding sequence ATGGCTGACGAATTTGCCAATCTTACCGGTAACATCATGAAGGGCAAAAAAGGCCTCATCATGGGGCTTGCCAACAATCGCTCCATTGCCTGGGGAATTGCCAAAGCTTGTCATGAACAGGGCGCGGATCTGGCATTTACCTATCAGGGCGATGCGCTGAAAAAGCGGGTTGAGCCATTGGTAGCGGAATTGGGCGGCCATGTTGCGGGCCATTGCGATGTGACGGACACGGCGACCATCGACGCCGTCTTTGCCGATTTGGAACAACATTGGGGCAAGCTCGACTTTGTCGTGCATGCCATCGCCTTTTCCGACAAGGCAGAATTGACCGGGCGCTATGTAGATACATCCGAAGCAAATTTTCAGAAGACAATGCTCATTTCGGTTTACTCGCTGACGGCTGTCACACAACGAGCAGAAAAGCTGATGACCGATGGCGGGTCAATTTTGACGCTGACCTATTTCGGCGCTGAAAAAGTTATGCCGCATTACAATGTCATGGGCGTTGCCAAAGCTGGACTGGAAGCATCTGTGCGTTATCTGGCCGTTGATCTCGGCCCCAAGAAAATCCGTGTAAATGCATTGTCTGCTGGCCCAATCAAGACATTGGCTGCCTCCGGCATTGGTGATTTCCGCTATATCCTGGACTGGAATGAAAACAATTCGCCCCTGCGCCAGACAGTGACAACTGATCAGGTTGGTCGCTCCGCCTTTTATCTGCTGTCTGATCTCAGCAGTGGGGTTACCGGAGAGGTTCACCATGTGGATTCCGGATACCACGTCGTTGGCATGAAAGCCGTCGATGCGCCTGATATTGTTGTAAACAAGAAGTAG
- the sthA gene encoding Si-specific NAD(P)(+) transhydrogenase, whose translation MDHYDLIVIGSGPAGRRAAIQAAKLGKDVLVVERGRRVGGVSVHTGTIPSKTLRETALNLSGWRERGFYGRSYRVKQDISADDLRTRLHITLGHEVEVLEHQFARNQVTTLAGEAKFQDAKTIEVTGEEGEIFHFTADFFLLAVGTVPFKPDYVPFDGVSVFDSDSILELGKLPRSLAVIGAGVIGIEYATIFSALDVNVTLIEPRDTMLDFIDKELVSDFTYQLRDRGVVLRMGNAVTKVTKRDNGGCTIELEGGRSIRSETVLFAAGRMGATPNLNLEAVGLECDHRGRLKVNPATFQTAVPHIYAAGDVIGFPSLASTSMEQGRIAACHALEVESHAPPEFFPYGIYSVPEISTVGLTEEEVKERDIPYEVGIARFRETSRGHIMGLDSGLLKMIFSLKTRRLLGCHIVGEGATELIHIGQAVLNLQGTLDYFVENAFNYPTLAEAYKIAALDAWNRMQSE comes from the coding sequence ATGGACCACTATGATCTGATTGTGATCGGAAGCGGCCCGGCAGGGCGGCGCGCTGCCATTCAGGCGGCAAAACTTGGAAAAGACGTTCTGGTGGTGGAGCGCGGTCGACGCGTTGGCGGCGTGTCCGTCCATACTGGCACCATCCCGTCAAAAACCTTGCGCGAAACAGCCCTGAATCTTTCAGGCTGGCGGGAGCGTGGCTTCTATGGACGTTCTTATCGGGTCAAACAGGATATTTCCGCAGATGATCTGCGCACCCGGCTTCACATCACGCTTGGTCATGAAGTTGAAGTTCTGGAGCATCAGTTTGCCCGTAATCAGGTGACCACCCTGGCCGGAGAAGCTAAATTTCAGGACGCCAAGACCATCGAAGTGACTGGCGAGGAGGGCGAAATCTTCCATTTCACCGCCGACTTCTTTCTGCTGGCTGTGGGGACAGTTCCTTTCAAGCCGGATTACGTTCCTTTTGACGGCGTATCGGTGTTTGACAGCGACAGCATTCTGGAACTTGGCAAACTGCCACGGTCATTGGCCGTGATTGGGGCCGGTGTCATCGGCATCGAATATGCCACCATTTTCAGCGCACTGGATGTGAATGTCACTCTGATTGAGCCACGTGACACAATGCTGGACTTCATCGACAAGGAACTGGTCAGCGACTTCACCTATCAGCTCCGCGACAGGGGTGTGGTTCTGCGTATGGGCAATGCTGTTACAAAGGTAACGAAACGCGATAATGGCGGCTGCACCATAGAACTGGAAGGTGGTCGGTCGATTCGATCAGAGACCGTATTGTTTGCGGCCGGGCGCATGGGCGCAACGCCCAATCTCAATCTTGAGGCGGTCGGGCTGGAATGTGACCACCGCGGACGCTTGAAGGTCAATCCTGCAACGTTTCAGACGGCCGTCCCGCATATCTATGCCGCTGGTGATGTTATCGGCTTCCCAAGTCTTGCTTCCACATCGATGGAACAGGGCCGCATTGCTGCCTGTCATGCCCTTGAGGTGGAATCTCATGCGCCGCCTGAATTTTTCCCCTATGGCATTTATTCCGTTCCGGAAATTTCAACTGTGGGTTTGACAGAAGAAGAGGTGAAAGAGCGCGACATCCCGTATGAGGTGGGAATTGCCAGATTCCGCGAAACGTCCAGAGGGCACATTATGGGGTTGGATTCAGGTCTCCTGAAAATGATCTTCTCTCTCAAGACGAGGCGTTTGCTGGGCTGTCACATCGTGGGTGAGGGGGCAACAGAACTGATCCATATCGGCCAGGCGGTTCTCAACCTTCAGGGAACGCTGGACTATTTTGTCGAGAACGCATTCAATTATCCAACCCTTGCCGAGGCCTACAAGATCGCGGCACTGGATGCCTGGAACCGTATGCAATCCGAATGA